AATGCGTTCAATGAAGGATGGTACATAAGTTTCGGCcctgccaaacttagcacacttttacttgatcTAATTTATATAAGAGATGCAATTGAAGGGTCTATTGGTTAACTAAGTCAATTTATTTTAGCTCTTTGAAGCTTAAAAATTGATATTCTGGCGGTCAATATGTTCAAAATACATTATCTCTCCCCAGTTTATTGCCTGCTTTGTGGTGCTTTTGAGCGCTCTACTACAAACATGCCAGTCTCAGCAAAACACTCTCTTTAACCAATCGCCCTTTCAACGAAATccacaaaattttcaacgccaGCAGCTAAGGCAGCGTCAACAATTGCAGCTGCAACAAGCCCAGCAACAACCGCTGTTCCCGAACACTCCATTGGGCACAATTAATCCCCTGCAACCCATATCGCCGCTGTTATCACAGGCAAGCTAagaaaaatattccaaggacgATTTAATTTACTTATCATACTTTACCCATTCCTTAGGGTGTCTATCGCAACtataatcaaaattttgttcccATAACAGCGTACCAAAATGAGCTCAACTATGATGGCAGTTTTCAATATGGCTATGCTGCGGGAGATGGTACCACCGCTCAAGCTCAGGGTTATGTTAAGAATTTAGGTTTAGGCGAGGCAGTGGAAGCGCAAGTGGTTCAAGGCTCATACTCGTACACTTCACCCGAAGGaactccaataactgtgcgttATATAGCCGATGAAAATGGTGGGAATAGTGCCTAAACAAATGaagttttaaaggatttttgctAAAACTCGATTGAATTTTCAGGTTTCCGTGCGGAGGGAGCCCATATACCTACACCGCCTCCTATTCCCGATGCTATTGCTAAATCTTTGCAATTTATTGCCAGCACCCAGCCCTATCAGGATGGCCAAATTAGTCCCAATCTGAATCCCTATCAAACTCCCTTCCGTCAGTTCTCCAATGTTCTGAGGCCAGGACAAACTCAGTTGACACCTTTGCAATTGCAACAACAGCAAAGATTCTTGCAGCAGCAACAAAATTCTGGACAATATCAGCCAGAATCACAGTTTGGCTTTCCCCAATCACCGCTCACACCAGGTGGCAATCAGTTTCAAACATCATTACAGGGTAACTCGCAAGGTAATTTTCTACAGCAACAGAATCTtcatcagcagcaacaacaattgaacaagcagcagcagcaacaaaatgaccaacaacatcagcagcagcagcaacaacaacaacaacagcagcagttagCCACACAAGAGCTTCGGGCACGACCCAATCAATTGGTGAATCCTTTTGGCTACAATCCCTATAGGCGATTTAAGAAGTCGGTGACAAAATTAACCGCAAAAAAAGAATAGTCAACTGGAACCCGCCCCCTAAGGTTTTTGCAAAGACGTCCCCATATGTTTGTATGTCTGTTCATGTGTTTTGATTTATCACATCAACAACTATATATACAGAATATATGTTGTGTTGTTTGTAATCTCTAGAAGATAAGTTTTTCATCGATATTATAGAATTAAGTCCTAGGACATATCATCAATGAATCGCATGAAATACATGtaacaaaaatccaaaaaaaaaaaaagttgaaattgtTTCAATTTAAGTAGCCTATAAGGcatttaattttagtttataaagatctagctgacccgggccagctctgctgcgccttctcttactttatatggagcaaaagtttccttggaatatttattttcgacaattgaaaaacttttagtaaaataccatgtaacgaaaatagtatatcgcttgacaaacattTTAGCAATATCAGTGCCTTTatgccatatgatctttattggtccactaatttaagtttggatgtaaggtgtactctagtCCTAATAGACTTTACTTcaccccgatattctcatgatatctgatttaggggtgttttcggggttgaggtggtcctccataaacttggccctgaaaaaatatcagcatcgtactcttctctcaaatacgatttatttaaaccccatattgccattggttttgagggggagtttgcaggatgaggtatcccccaaacaaatggccccaaaattggttatcaaattcgttttctaatctcaaatacctttcatttgagccacatattggcatggtcgaaaattttttttccctttgggggtgttatgGGAAAGGGGAGATGCCCTaactacatggtcctacatttggatatcaaattcgtattcttctcccaaatacctttatttgagccccatattgcgatggtcagtgaaaaattgttgtttgtggggtattttgggaaaggagtagacccccagaaaattggtcccgaaagtgggtatcaattcttgctctatccccaatacctttcatttaagccccacattgtcatggtcggtaaaatacatggttctacatttggatatcaaattcgtattctactcccaaatacctttatttgagccccatattgcgatggtcagtacaaaattgctgtttgtggggtattttgagaaaggggtagaccccaagaaaattcgtcccgaaaatgggtatcaattcttgctctatcccccaatacatttcatttaagctccatattaacatggtcggtaaatatgcccgatttaggagtgttttgggtaTTGAGGTGGTCCTCCATTCAGTTAGCCcgggaaatatatcagcaacgtgctataTTCTCATATCTCGATATAtcgtttatttgaaccccatattgccattgccctcaaaattggatatcaaattcattttctaatctcatttaaactccttattgcaaaagtcagcaaatatgcccggtttggggtattggccctaaaaactataaatatttagtttcactctctttaagacccaaattgtcttggtgagcaaatacttcctatttgggggttgctatgatgatgggacgtcccctagacagttggtcccaaatgttgatatcagatagatggtctactcccaaatacctttaatttgagccccatatatccatagtcagcaaacatgaccggcttggggggtgttttgggggatgggcggccactcagtgagttgccctgagaatatatatcggattggtgtttcactctaaaaaccctcttagttgagcctcatattgcaatagtggttttgtggggatggggtggccccatggacacttttcccgaatattaatatcagattcgtgctttactcccgaagacctttcatttgagccccatattgctgtggttgtaaatttgtcccctttgggggatgtttttgagggACAGGCGCCCctcaccaaacacttggtcccatatttggatatctaattcgaattctacactcaaataccttttatttaagccccatattcccatggtcagtaaataagtcctgtttgggggttgttttggggaaggggtggacccccagaaacgtggttccactTTTAAagattagattcgtattctactcgcaaaaaccttttatttgagtcccatattaccatggacggtaaatatgtccgacttagggatgttttggggcttggggtggtccccctaacacttggtccgacaattggatatcagatacgttttcttatcctaaatacctttcatttgagtcccatattgtcgtgattggtctaaatatgtgtttggtaggttttagggtggtgcagcccccttaggtaccccattcgaaatttggataccaaatttttatttttagggtactatatgagtggacacaaaatttcgctttaatcgcaccacccatctccgagatctggcgtttctgaaaattaaggtaagggggagggtccgccccccccttcagatatcaaaaaatgtagtaccatattttcaccacggaattttctgaaaattttcaagaaaaacggttcaaccgtttctgagtctacaaggaacacacaaacgaacaaacccacaaacaaacacaaattgatttttatatataag
The genomic region above belongs to Stomoxys calcitrans chromosome 5, idStoCalc2.1, whole genome shotgun sequence and contains:
- the LOC106088230 gene encoding putative uncharacterized protein DDB_G0271606; this encodes MEKIRYRFIACFVVLLSALLQTCQSQQNTLFNQSPFQRNPQNFQRQQLRQRQQLQLQQAQQQPLFPNTPLGTINPLQPISPLLSQGVYRNYNQNFVPITAYQNELNYDGSFQYGYAAGDGTTAQAQGYVKNLGLGEAVEAQVVQGSYSYTSPEGTPITVRYIADENGFRAEGAHIPTPPPIPDAIAKSLQFIASTQPYQDGQISPNLNPYQTPFRQFSNVLRPGQTQLTPLQLQQQQRFLQQQQNSGQYQPESQFGFPQSPLTPGGNQFQTSLQGNSQGNFLQQQNLHQQQQQLNKQQQQQNDQQHQQQQQQQQQQQQLATQELRARPNQLVNPFGYNPYRRFKKSVTKLTAKKE